A stretch of Cryptosporangium aurantiacum DNA encodes these proteins:
- a CDS encoding Zn-ribbon domain-containing OB-fold protein — protein MRQLNAVGTYLPPWGTERARSAGRDEDVVTMGVAAGRAALGGQGVPVRRVVLVSRDLPLIEGGNSAALLAGLGLGTGVSVVEQIGGAPAALDAVVTAERGTLVVAVDETPAGAAAVLVGETGPAITAVRQVTRSLPVRARGRDGLVRDYADPRLERERGAGVAIDQLELPAKPVAVAGLPARQASALTEGRPPALPTSGASSSLFALASLTGPGLVLAVEQATASAASVDGVAPTVRRDERSPRAGETRTVTPGPEIGISLAAYERAFEPKLRWEAAACTECGTLAFPPRYRCLGCGAEGRWTTASLPRTGEVYTAVTVHVPVPGLATPYSLAIVELDQVGVRALVPVTGAPAGAVGIGDRGRLVFRRMAIRTGIPDYGYALLPDDERAEGSR, from the coding sequence ATGAGGCAGTTGAATGCGGTGGGAACCTACCTTCCGCCCTGGGGGACCGAGCGGGCCCGGTCGGCCGGCCGGGACGAGGACGTGGTGACGATGGGCGTTGCCGCAGGGCGCGCCGCTCTCGGCGGACAAGGCGTCCCGGTGCGACGGGTGGTCCTGGTCAGCCGTGATCTGCCGCTGATCGAGGGAGGCAACAGCGCCGCGCTGCTGGCCGGGCTGGGCCTCGGTACGGGCGTATCGGTGGTCGAGCAGATCGGGGGTGCTCCGGCTGCCCTGGACGCGGTGGTCACCGCGGAGCGCGGCACTCTGGTGGTGGCGGTGGACGAGACACCGGCCGGCGCCGCCGCCGTACTCGTCGGCGAGACCGGACCGGCAATCACCGCGGTACGCCAGGTGACGCGCAGCCTGCCGGTGCGTGCCCGCGGCCGGGACGGGCTGGTGCGGGACTACGCCGATCCGCGCTTGGAACGGGAGCGCGGCGCCGGCGTAGCGATCGACCAGCTGGAGCTGCCGGCCAAACCCGTCGCCGTGGCCGGGCTTCCGGCGCGGCAGGCCTCGGCGCTGACCGAGGGGCGTCCACCAGCGCTCCCGACGTCGGGCGCCAGCTCGAGTCTCTTCGCGCTCGCGTCGCTGACCGGACCGGGGTTGGTGCTGGCGGTCGAGCAGGCCACCGCGAGCGCGGCATCGGTCGACGGGGTCGCTCCGACCGTGCGCCGCGACGAGCGGAGTCCGCGAGCCGGGGAAACGCGGACGGTCACGCCCGGACCGGAAATCGGGATCTCGCTGGCGGCCTACGAACGGGCCTTCGAGCCGAAGTTGCGGTGGGAAGCGGCCGCTTGCACCGAGTGCGGCACGCTTGCGTTCCCACCCCGGTACCGCTGCCTGGGATGCGGAGCGGAGGGCCGTTGGACGACGGCGTCGTTGCCGAGGACCGGGGAGGTCTACACCGCCGTGACGGTGCACGTCCCCGTGCCGGGGCTGGCCACGCCCTACTCGCTGGCGATCGTGGAACTCGATCAGGTCGGCGTGCGTGCGCTGGTACCGGTGACCGGGGCGCCCGCCGGTGCCGTCGGGATCGGTGACCGGGGGCGGCTGGTGTTCCGCCGGATGGCGATCCGGACCGGTATCCCCGATTACGGCTACGCGCTGTTGCCGGATGACGAGCGGGCGGAGGGATCTCGATGA
- a CDS encoding SDR family NAD(P)-dependent oxidoreductase, which produces MRDERLLDGRVVIVTGGGRGIGRAHCLELAAHGAIVMVNDLGVGVRGEAGADSPADEVVAEIVEKGGTAIADGSSVTDWNAVSGLVARAVDQFGRLDGVVNNAGILRDATITSLTEADWDAVIDVHLKGTFALTKHACDYWRSESKAGRPVAGRIVNTTSGTGLAGNVGQAAYGAAKAAIANLTLTTAMEGTRYGVTANAISPVASTRMTAGTGLAAAADGGFDPFDPGNSSPVVAWLLSAASGWLTGRILRVDGNSVLPVEPWSVRPGHAGRPGQRVDAAELDAAMRVVLGTAPAGLAGLRLR; this is translated from the coding sequence ATGCGTGACGAGCGGTTGCTCGACGGTCGGGTCGTGATCGTGACCGGCGGTGGCCGGGGAATCGGGCGGGCGCACTGCCTCGAGCTGGCGGCACACGGTGCGATCGTGATGGTCAACGACCTCGGAGTCGGAGTCCGCGGCGAGGCCGGTGCGGACTCCCCGGCCGACGAGGTGGTCGCCGAGATCGTCGAGAAAGGCGGAACGGCGATCGCCGACGGATCTTCGGTCACCGACTGGAACGCCGTGTCCGGGCTGGTGGCCCGCGCCGTCGATCAGTTCGGCCGGCTGGACGGCGTGGTGAACAACGCCGGCATCCTGCGCGACGCGACGATCACCTCGCTCACCGAAGCCGACTGGGACGCGGTGATCGACGTCCACCTGAAAGGGACGTTCGCACTGACCAAGCACGCCTGTGACTACTGGCGGTCGGAGTCGAAGGCCGGTCGGCCGGTTGCCGGTCGGATCGTGAACACCACCTCCGGCACCGGGCTGGCCGGCAACGTCGGCCAGGCCGCGTACGGGGCCGCCAAGGCTGCGATCGCGAACCTGACGTTGACGACCGCGATGGAGGGAACCCGCTACGGGGTCACCGCGAATGCGATCTCGCCGGTGGCGTCGACCCGGATGACGGCAGGCACCGGCCTGGCCGCCGCGGCCGACGGCGGGTTCGACCCGTTTGACCCGGGCAACTCGTCGCCGGTCGTCGCCTGGCTGCTTTCGGCGGCGTCCGGCTGGTTGACCGGCCGCATCCTCCGAGTGGACGGCAACTCGGTGCTGCCCGTCGAGCCGTGGAGCGTCCGGCCCGGTCACGCGGGTCGGCCGGGACAGCGGGTGGACGCCGCCGAACTGGATGCCGCGATGCGCGTCGTGCTGGGCACCGCGCCCGCGGGTCTCGCCGGTCTGCGGCTCCGATGA
- a CDS encoding enoyl-CoA hydratase/isomerase family protein produces MSDPFGPELLVESRGPVRIVTLNRPEALNATNEALHSALIGVWRHIAADRDARAVVLTGAGRAFSAGGDLQHFVDLWDDRSARREEIDGAGRLVAEMLDFPLPIVAAINGPAVGLGCSLACCSDIVLIAESAYIADPHVGVGLTAADGGAPAWPLLMGMLRAKEYLLTGERIPADQAVALGLANRVVPDGESVEAALAVATKLAKLPPQAVQSTKRALNMHLKRAVAGVIEYALSEEYQSFDTPEHRAIVTTFLEKSRARATGAGA; encoded by the coding sequence ATGAGCGATCCGTTTGGACCGGAGCTGCTGGTCGAGTCGCGAGGCCCCGTCCGGATCGTCACGCTCAACCGGCCGGAAGCGCTGAACGCGACCAACGAGGCACTCCACTCAGCACTCATCGGGGTATGGCGCCACATCGCGGCCGACCGGGACGCGCGTGCGGTGGTTCTCACCGGCGCCGGCCGGGCCTTCAGCGCCGGCGGCGACCTGCAGCACTTCGTCGACCTCTGGGACGACAGGTCCGCGCGCCGGGAGGAGATCGACGGCGCCGGCCGGCTGGTCGCCGAGATGCTCGACTTCCCGTTACCGATCGTCGCCGCGATCAACGGCCCTGCGGTGGGTCTGGGCTGCAGCCTCGCCTGCTGCAGCGACATCGTGCTGATCGCCGAGAGCGCCTACATCGCCGACCCGCACGTGGGGGTTGGCCTCACCGCCGCCGACGGTGGCGCGCCGGCCTGGCCGCTGCTGATGGGCATGCTCCGGGCCAAGGAGTACCTGCTCACCGGCGAGCGCATCCCGGCCGACCAGGCCGTCGCGCTCGGGCTGGCCAACCGCGTCGTGCCGGACGGGGAATCGGTCGAGGCCGCCCTCGCGGTGGCGACGAAGCTCGCGAAGCTCCCCCCGCAGGCCGTCCAGAGCACCAAGCGCGCATTGAACATGCACCTCAAGCGGGCCGTCGCCGGCGTCATCGAGTACGCGCTGTCCGAGGAGTACCAGTCCTTCGACACACCGGAACACCGGGCGATCGTGACGACGTTCCTGGAGAAGTCGCGGGCACGGGCGACAGGCGCGGGGGCATGA
- a CDS encoding acyl-CoA dehydrogenase family protein, which produces MTAPASEATLDLANYRDGLRAYLGTSSVLGRWRGAEYHTTEEQIADHAELIGELSRAGWSRYGWPVEAGGLGGDELHRAVFYDALSAADLPVPEPYLLLETLGPPLLRFAPDLAAAYLPAYLRGEEWWGQGFSEPEAGSDLASLRTRATRDGDVYRVNGQKIWTSHGATATRLVCLVRTGTAAERHRGLTILMIDADSPGVSVRPIALASDRNELAEVFFDDVVVPTDRLVGAEGQGWAVAMYLLQFERAMFAWLSTATALRRLRELRGQLTGRLPDGAASRFGACYADLVALRARSAATVRRLAAGEPVGPEASVDKVLLAQVETGLHDLARDLPGTGFLLEHDPAADGWRADWWYSRAATIMGGSAEVQRTILADHVLGLPRERGA; this is translated from the coding sequence ATGACCGCACCCGCCAGCGAGGCGACGCTCGATCTCGCGAACTACCGCGACGGCCTACGGGCCTACCTCGGCACGTCGTCGGTCCTCGGCCGCTGGCGCGGTGCGGAGTACCACACGACCGAGGAGCAGATCGCCGACCATGCCGAACTGATCGGCGAGCTCTCCCGAGCGGGGTGGAGCCGGTACGGCTGGCCGGTCGAGGCCGGTGGCCTGGGCGGCGACGAGCTGCACCGCGCCGTGTTCTACGACGCGTTGTCCGCGGCCGACCTACCGGTCCCCGAGCCCTATTTACTGCTGGAGACGCTCGGACCGCCCCTGCTGCGGTTCGCCCCGGACCTGGCGGCGGCCTACCTCCCGGCGTACCTGCGCGGTGAGGAGTGGTGGGGGCAGGGCTTCTCCGAGCCCGAGGCCGGGAGCGACCTGGCGAGCCTCCGTACCCGGGCCACTCGCGACGGCGACGTCTACCGCGTCAACGGGCAGAAGATCTGGACCTCGCACGGAGCGACCGCCACCCGGCTGGTGTGCCTGGTGCGTACCGGCACCGCCGCCGAGCGGCACCGGGGGCTGACCATACTGATGATCGACGCCGACTCCCCCGGTGTGTCCGTCCGGCCGATCGCGCTGGCCAGCGACCGGAACGAACTGGCGGAGGTCTTCTTCGACGACGTCGTGGTGCCGACCGATCGGCTGGTCGGTGCCGAGGGCCAGGGCTGGGCCGTGGCGATGTACCTCCTGCAGTTCGAGCGGGCGATGTTCGCATGGTTGTCCACGGCGACCGCGCTCCGCCGGCTCCGCGAGCTGCGCGGACAGCTCACCGGCCGGTTGCCCGATGGGGCGGCCAGCCGGTTCGGTGCCTGCTACGCCGACTTGGTGGCGCTCCGGGCCCGCAGCGCCGCCACCGTGCGACGCCTCGCCGCCGGCGAGCCGGTCGGCCCGGAGGCCAGCGTGGACAAGGTCCTCCTGGCCCAGGTCGAGACCGGGCTGCACGACCTGGCCCGGGACCTGCCTGGAACCGGGTTCCTCCTCGAGCACGACCCGGCCGCCGACGGCTGGCGGGCGGACTGGTGGTACAGCCGCGCGGCCACGATCATGGGCGGCTCCGCCGAGGTGCAGCGAACTATCCTCGCCGATCACGTCCTGGGGCTGCCGCGGGAGCGTGGCGCATGA
- a CDS encoding acyl-CoA dehydrogenase family protein, with amino-acid sequence MSSVTERLDRDTADQLTASLHAVFTAAPDEPESALAELGWAEVSAADPVTATRLLFTEHGRVLARSRLLDDVVLAELASVLPPAPGKLAVLYPHPDDGSSLQRVGILLAPLQGIDEVVLPVTTGSGFTPLVVAADEVARAAVPVTGFDRGSRWLLVRNLPVPPGASTAGPDTAWADAVAAGRRALAAELIGISDAALALAVAHTTGREQYGRPIGSFQAVRHRLAESYVAIEAARSTLGAAESDGASWSAALAKRAAGQAQAVTLRAVVQVFGAMGLTAEGPVHRYVTRGAALDALLGGHQSLTEELGTALLGGADLDPVVAVEADE; translated from the coding sequence ATGAGCAGCGTCACCGAACGACTCGACCGGGACACCGCCGACCAGCTCACCGCGTCGCTGCACGCCGTCTTTACGGCCGCGCCGGACGAGCCGGAATCCGCCCTGGCCGAACTCGGCTGGGCCGAAGTGAGTGCCGCCGACCCCGTCACCGCGACGAGACTGCTCTTCACCGAGCACGGCCGGGTGCTGGCCCGGTCCCGCCTGCTCGACGACGTCGTGCTCGCTGAGCTCGCCTCGGTTCTCCCGCCGGCGCCGGGCAAACTCGCCGTGCTCTACCCGCATCCGGACGACGGGTCCTCCCTCCAGCGGGTCGGGATTCTGCTAGCACCCCTGCAGGGGATCGACGAGGTGGTCCTGCCGGTGACGACCGGCAGCGGATTCACCCCGCTGGTCGTCGCCGCGGACGAGGTGGCGCGAGCCGCCGTACCGGTCACCGGGTTCGACCGCGGCTCCCGATGGCTCCTCGTGCGGAACCTGCCCGTGCCTCCCGGCGCGAGTACCGCCGGGCCGGACACCGCGTGGGCGGACGCCGTCGCGGCCGGACGGCGCGCGCTGGCCGCCGAGCTGATCGGGATCAGCGACGCGGCGCTGGCTCTGGCCGTGGCCCACACCACCGGCCGCGAACAGTACGGACGACCGATCGGGTCGTTCCAGGCCGTCCGCCACCGGCTCGCCGAGTCCTACGTCGCGATCGAGGCCGCCCGATCCACGCTCGGCGCCGCGGAATCCGACGGCGCGAGCTGGTCCGCGGCCCTCGCGAAACGGGCCGCCGGCCAGGCGCAGGCCGTCACGCTGCGCGCCGTGGTGCAGGTCTTCGGGGCCATGGGGCTGACCGCCGAAGGACCTGTGCACCGCTACGTCACCCGGGGAGCCGCGCTCGACGCGCTGCTCGGCGGACACCAGTCGTTGACCGAGGAGCTCGGGACCGCACTGCTCGGCGGTGCCGACCTCGACCCCGTGGTGGCAGTGGAGGCCGACGAATGA
- a CDS encoding acyl-CoA dehydrogenase family protein, protein MTDDLDAFSTEVRAFLDAAAARRPATNTIEWGAGEDRIAYFSTDPPDVDKAKVTAARAWQRRRYDAGFGWISGPVEYGGRGLSTLHDLVYDGIEAEYDVPDTGVLAVIGLGMIGPTILAHAEPHIKARYLPAMYSGDVIACQLFSEPGAGSDLASLTTRAVRDGDEWVLTGQKVWTSIAQHAQIGMALCRTNPDAPKHRGITAFLVDMAAPGVEVRPLRQMTGGADFNEVFLTDVRVPDDHRLGPVDAGWRTALTTLMNERATVGGEGVGPAGRAVSLPFLTGLLDQNGRRNDPATRRELARLYADQAATDALNRQAIRKVRSGEQPGPEASVSKLMYAQNLTRGAHFAAEVLGPKLIADTGAWGAYSWTELLLSTPALRILGGTEEIMKNILAERVLGLPKEPGIDSTSPFRELRRSGGAQ, encoded by the coding sequence ATGACCGACGACCTGGACGCGTTCAGCACCGAAGTACGGGCGTTCCTCGACGCCGCCGCCGCGCGCCGGCCGGCGACCAACACGATCGAATGGGGCGCGGGCGAGGACCGGATCGCGTACTTCAGCACCGACCCGCCGGACGTCGACAAGGCCAAAGTCACCGCCGCCCGGGCTTGGCAGCGCCGGCGCTACGACGCCGGCTTCGGCTGGATCAGCGGGCCGGTCGAGTACGGCGGCCGCGGCCTCTCGACGCTGCACGACCTGGTCTACGACGGAATCGAGGCCGAGTACGACGTGCCCGACACCGGTGTGCTGGCGGTGATCGGCCTGGGCATGATCGGGCCGACGATCCTCGCGCACGCGGAGCCGCACATCAAGGCCCGCTACCTGCCGGCGATGTACTCCGGCGACGTCATCGCCTGCCAGTTGTTCAGCGAGCCGGGCGCCGGATCCGACCTGGCCAGCCTCACCACCCGCGCGGTGCGTGACGGCGACGAGTGGGTGCTGACCGGGCAGAAGGTCTGGACGTCGATCGCCCAGCACGCCCAGATCGGGATGGCACTCTGCCGCACCAACCCGGACGCGCCGAAACACCGGGGCATCACGGCGTTTCTGGTCGACATGGCCGCGCCCGGCGTCGAGGTACGCCCGCTCCGCCAGATGACCGGTGGCGCCGACTTCAACGAGGTGTTCCTCACCGACGTCCGGGTGCCCGACGACCACCGGCTCGGCCCGGTGGACGCGGGCTGGCGGACGGCGCTGACCACGCTGATGAACGAGCGCGCCACCGTCGGCGGTGAGGGCGTCGGCCCGGCGGGCCGCGCGGTGTCGCTGCCGTTCCTGACCGGGTTGCTGGATCAGAACGGCCGCCGGAACGACCCGGCGACCCGGCGGGAGCTGGCGCGGCTCTACGCCGACCAGGCCGCCACCGACGCACTCAACCGGCAGGCGATCCGGAAGGTGCGGTCCGGCGAACAGCCCGGCCCGGAAGCCTCGGTCTCGAAGCTGATGTACGCGCAGAACCTGACCCGCGGCGCGCACTTCGCCGCCGAGGTGCTCGGACCGAAGCTGATCGCCGATACCGGAGCCTGGGGCGCCTACTCCTGGACCGAGCTGCTGCTCTCCACCCCGGCGCTCCGGATTCTGGGCGGCACCGAGGAGATCATGAAGAACATCCTGGCGGAGCGGGTGCTCGGGCTTCCCAAGGAACCGGGCATCGACTCGACCTCGCCGTTCCGTGAGCTGCGCCGTTCGGGCGGTGCCCAGTGA
- a CDS encoding acyl-CoA dehydrogenase family protein — protein MTALSADRVTTTAAERDDLRATLRQFLAERSDEQAVRRVIDARAYDPGVWAGLSADLGLVSLALPAAYGGDGYGFAELHVVLSELGRALTPSPFFATVVLAASALVAAGDADACETYLPGIAAGTRTATFAVSENWDLPTVTGDREALSGEVGLVLDGATADLLLVVATTPDGPSLFAVPGDAPGLTRIPLRTLDGTRPLARVRFDDTPARLVGTAGGAEPVLARVLDLGTAALAAEQVGGAQACLDASADYARERVQFGRAIGSFQAVKHKCADMFTRVRLADAAAIDAAEAADEGARLPAAAATAHLVCSEAYVFVAAENIQVHGGIGFTWEHPAHLYYRRAKASQLLFGGPAVYHERLLRAVGV, from the coding sequence GTGACCGCGCTCTCGGCGGACCGGGTCACCACCACCGCGGCCGAACGCGACGATCTGCGCGCCACGCTGCGCCAGTTCCTCGCGGAGCGCAGTGACGAGCAGGCCGTACGGCGGGTGATCGACGCGCGCGCCTACGACCCGGGGGTCTGGGCCGGGCTCTCCGCCGACTTGGGTCTGGTCTCGCTGGCGCTGCCCGCCGCCTACGGCGGAGACGGCTACGGATTCGCCGAGCTCCATGTCGTCCTCTCCGAACTCGGACGGGCACTGACTCCCAGCCCGTTCTTCGCGACCGTCGTGCTCGCGGCGTCCGCGCTGGTGGCCGCCGGTGACGCGGACGCCTGCGAGACGTACCTGCCGGGCATCGCCGCCGGCACCCGCACCGCGACGTTCGCGGTCAGCGAGAACTGGGACCTCCCTACCGTGACCGGTGACCGCGAGGCTCTCTCCGGGGAGGTCGGCCTGGTACTCGACGGGGCCACGGCCGACCTGTTGCTCGTGGTGGCGACGACGCCGGACGGGCCCTCGCTGTTCGCGGTCCCCGGCGACGCCCCCGGCCTCACCAGGATCCCGTTGCGGACGCTGGACGGCACCCGGCCGTTGGCCAGGGTGCGGTTCGACGACACGCCCGCGCGGCTGGTGGGCACGGCCGGGGGCGCGGAGCCGGTGCTGGCACGGGTGCTGGATCTGGGCACCGCGGCTCTCGCGGCCGAACAGGTCGGAGGCGCGCAAGCCTGCCTGGACGCCAGCGCGGATTACGCCCGGGAGCGGGTGCAGTTCGGCCGGGCGATCGGATCGTTCCAAGCGGTCAAGCACAAGTGCGCGGACATGTTCACCCGGGTCCGGCTCGCCGACGCCGCCGCGATCGACGCCGCCGAAGCCGCCGACGAGGGGGCTCGCCTGCCGGCGGCCGCCGCGACTGCGCACCTCGTCTGTTCCGAGGCGTACGTGTTCGTCGCCGCGGAGAACATCCAGGTGCACGGCGGCATCGGCTTCACCTGGGAACACCCGGCGCACCTCTACTACCGGCGGGCCAAGGCCTCCCAGCTGCTGTTCGGCGGCCCGGCGGTCTACCACGAGCGGCTGCTTCGGGCGGTGGGCGTATGA
- a CDS encoding class I adenylate-forming enzyme family protein, which yields MSTELVVPGHRGARFTHLAPSLGILLGATVDRVPHAEAIADLRTGRRLTYTQLWQAAARVAGGLAEAGVAPGDRVAIRLPNGADWCLAFLGATLAGAVPVPVNTRLAPPEVAYIVADSGAFAVIDDAVPQGRPIDRSGSDAEALGALFYTSGTTGRPKGAMLSHRALLSAAEQCRLALRLEPDEPTRNLVAAPLFHILACGMQWIPALAAGGAAVILPAFEVGAWLGAIRDERIDVLNGVPAMYWQALHHPDFARLDTSGVRRVSYGAAPTPPSQVAAILDAFPAARLGPGYGLTEAACVTGLDHDDVLTHADSVGTAVAATELALSGPDADAGVGQLLVRGPQVMSGYWRQPEATAAALDENGWLHTGDLVRLDDAGRVHILDRRTDLINRGGENVYSVEVENALAAFPGVAEVAVVGVPDAMMGHKVGAVVVPRPGSTIDPAGLVAYARGVLADFKVPQYVAIRGDALPRNPGGKVDKATLRASTPWGPPQLSHPRGTE from the coding sequence ATGAGCACCGAGCTGGTCGTCCCCGGTCATCGGGGCGCACGATTCACCCACCTGGCACCGAGTCTCGGCATCCTGCTGGGAGCCACTGTCGACCGGGTGCCCCACGCCGAGGCGATCGCCGATCTGCGCACGGGCCGGCGGCTGACCTACACGCAGCTCTGGCAGGCCGCGGCGCGGGTGGCCGGGGGGTTGGCCGAGGCGGGCGTCGCGCCCGGCGACCGGGTCGCGATCCGCCTCCCCAACGGCGCCGACTGGTGCCTCGCGTTCCTCGGTGCCACGCTCGCCGGCGCGGTCCCGGTTCCGGTCAACACCCGGCTGGCACCGCCCGAGGTCGCCTACATCGTGGCCGACTCCGGGGCGTTCGCGGTGATCGACGACGCGGTGCCGCAGGGGCGTCCGATCGATCGATCCGGTTCGGACGCCGAAGCGCTCGGCGCGCTGTTCTACACCAGCGGCACCACGGGTCGCCCGAAGGGCGCGATGCTCTCCCACCGGGCCCTGCTGTCGGCCGCTGAGCAATGCCGGCTGGCGCTGCGACTGGAGCCGGACGAGCCGACCCGCAACCTGGTGGCAGCACCGCTGTTCCACATCCTGGCCTGCGGCATGCAGTGGATCCCGGCGCTGGCTGCGGGCGGCGCCGCGGTGATCCTGCCGGCCTTCGAGGTCGGAGCCTGGCTGGGTGCGATCCGGGACGAGCGGATCGACGTCCTCAACGGCGTGCCGGCGATGTACTGGCAGGCACTCCACCACCCGGATTTCGCCCGGCTCGACACCTCGGGCGTCCGCCGGGTCAGCTACGGCGCGGCGCCCACGCCGCCCTCCCAGGTCGCCGCGATCCTCGACGCGTTCCCGGCCGCGCGGCTCGGGCCCGGGTACGGGCTGACCGAGGCGGCCTGCGTCACCGGCCTCGACCACGACGACGTACTCACCCACGCGGACTCGGTCGGCACCGCCGTCGCGGCCACCGAGCTGGCGCTGTCCGGGCCGGACGCAGACGCGGGGGTCGGACAGCTGCTGGTGCGCGGCCCCCAGGTGATGAGCGGTTACTGGCGGCAGCCGGAGGCGACGGCCGCGGCGCTCGACGAGAACGGCTGGCTGCACACCGGAGACCTGGTCCGCCTCGACGACGCGGGCCGCGTCCACATCCTCGACCGCCGCACCGATCTGATCAACCGCGGCGGCGAGAACGTCTACAGCGTCGAGGTGGAGAACGCGCTCGCGGCGTTCCCGGGCGTCGCCGAGGTCGCCGTGGTCGGCGTCCCCGACGCCATGATGGGGCACAAGGTCGGTGCGGTCGTCGTACCCCGGCCGGGCAGCACGATCGATCCGGCCGGGCTGGTCGCGTACGCGCGGGGCGTGCTCGCCGATTTCAAGGTTCCGCAGTACGTCGCGATCCGCGGCGACGCGCTGCCCCGCAATCCCGGCGGCAAGGTCGACAAGGCAACGCTGCGTGCCAGTACGCCCTGGGGACCGCCGCAGCTGAGTCATCCGAGGGGTACCGAGTGA